In Gammaproteobacteria bacterium, a single genomic region encodes these proteins:
- a CDS encoding oxidative damage protection protein — MSRIVDCVKLGKKLEGLDAPPYPGELGKRIYESVSNDAWQEWLRHQTMLINEYKLTPIDPKDRRFLEKEMEKFFFGAGSEKPPDYQAPAS; from the coding sequence ATGAGCAGAATCGTGGATTGCGTCAAACTGGGGAAAAAGCTGGAGGGGCTGGACGCCCCGCCCTACCCTGGCGAGCTGGGCAAACGTATCTACGAATCCGTCTCCAACGATGCCTGGCAAGAATGGTTGCGCCATCAGACCATGCTGATTAACGAATACAAACTCACTCCCATAGACCCCAAGGACCGGCGTTTCCTGGAAAAAGAGATGGAGAAATTTTTCTTCGGCGCCGGTTCGGAAAAGCCCCCGGATTACCAGGCTCCCGCATCGTAA